One Vallitalea pronyensis genomic region harbors:
- the cwlD gene encoding N-acetylmuramoyl-L-alanine amidase CwlD, translated as MIIVVRKSHILMWLISLIILIFLVATILYANRVIHVFSREDKPYVIVLDAGHGGFDPGKVGVGDEIEKDINLAITLKLKAYLEYSGAQVVLTRKDDNGLYDASSSNKKRQDMNKRKEIINTSGADILVSIHQNSFSQEKYKGAQVFYYADSNNGNLLAQNIQTAIKTFVDPTNNRLIKDSNSYFILKQTNIPSVIVECGFLSNYEEAKLLSSDDYQDKIAWAVYIGIMKFYKDQEQGI; from the coding sequence ATGATAATAGTTGTACGAAAATCCCATATACTCATGTGGTTGATTTCCCTGATTATTTTAATTTTTTTAGTGGCAACCATCCTATATGCAAACCGAGTTATTCATGTTTTTTCTAGAGAAGATAAACCCTATGTGATTGTATTGGATGCAGGTCATGGAGGATTTGACCCTGGAAAAGTAGGGGTGGGTGATGAAATTGAAAAAGACATTAATCTCGCCATTACACTAAAATTAAAAGCATATTTAGAATACAGCGGAGCGCAAGTTGTCTTGACACGAAAAGATGATAATGGCTTATACGATGCATCCAGTTCCAATAAAAAGCGGCAAGACATGAATAAACGCAAGGAGATTATTAACACCAGTGGCGCAGATATATTGGTGAGTATACATCAAAATAGTTTTTCTCAGGAAAAATACAAAGGTGCCCAAGTCTTTTATTATGCAGATTCAAATAATGGTAACCTTTTAGCTCAGAACATACAGACAGCCATCAAAACATTTGTTGATCCGACCAATAATCGTCTTATAAAAGATAGCAATTCCTACTTTATATTAAAGCAAACCAATATACCAAGTGTCATTGTTGAATGTGGTTTCTTATCCAATTATGAAGAAGCAAAATTGCTATCCTCCGATGATTATCAGGATAAAATAGCATGGGCTGTATACATAGGTATTATGAAGTTTTATAAAGATCAAGAACAAGGCATATAA
- a CDS encoding glycosyl hydrolase family 18 protein, with product MKKVIIILLILCIIALGVFFGTQYVMKILPTNEKATLEEVFPHYTKGTISVVMEDKELQVRYAPKVHEDTIYLPVDLINTYIDPYYYWDERESALTYTTNSQVIRMKSEALTYFVNSNPLELDMPIMTFDTDMAYVPMGIIQGFSDLEYMFNEDKGILVLDNKERYGASHVTKKKAQVRVEASIKGKIAEMLFMDDTLRVYEEVDEEWVRVRTDSGMVGYVKRKQLGMIREVYPPIQPEKMDVDEPMKLDIEGKINIAWHQVTSAAANNSIGSVLEDVEGLDVISPTWFAIKDSEGNISNLGSKEYVHYAKSKGLSVWGLFSNDFNPERTHDVLSSTEKREHVIKQILALVSIYELDGLNIDFERVAKEDGDYYVQFVRELTPYLKEQGVVVSVDMYVPSAWTAHYNRTELGKVIDYLIIMAYDEHWSTSPKSGSVASIGFVEQGIVNTLKEVPKEKVILGLPYYTRHWREEEVDGQTQVSSKAYSMSRAKQILDDNGADIVWLDDEKQYYGEYQKEGITYKIWLEEEESIEEKAKLMDKYELAGAAGWKIGLEKPEVWDVLKKYLRKE from the coding sequence ATGAAGAAAGTGATTATCATACTGTTGATTCTATGTATCATAGCATTAGGGGTATTTTTTGGGACTCAGTATGTCATGAAAATACTGCCGACCAATGAGAAAGCCACATTGGAAGAGGTATTTCCACATTATACAAAAGGAACCATTAGTGTTGTGATGGAAGATAAGGAGTTACAGGTAAGGTATGCGCCAAAGGTTCATGAAGATACCATATATCTTCCTGTTGATTTGATAAATACATACATTGATCCTTATTATTATTGGGATGAAAGGGAAAGTGCATTAACCTATACCACCAATAGTCAGGTTATTCGTATGAAGAGTGAAGCATTAACGTATTTTGTGAACAGTAACCCATTGGAGCTGGACATGCCGATTATGACCTTTGATACGGATATGGCTTATGTACCCATGGGCATTATTCAAGGGTTTTCTGATTTAGAATACATGTTTAATGAAGATAAGGGTATTTTGGTATTGGATAACAAAGAACGTTATGGTGCAAGCCATGTGACGAAGAAAAAAGCTCAAGTTCGTGTAGAAGCTAGCATAAAAGGAAAAATAGCGGAAATGTTATTCATGGATGATACCCTTCGTGTGTATGAAGAGGTTGATGAAGAATGGGTTAGGGTGAGAACGGACTCGGGTATGGTTGGCTATGTAAAACGCAAACAGTTAGGAATGATTCGAGAAGTGTATCCCCCCATTCAACCTGAGAAAATGGATGTGGATGAACCAATGAAGCTTGATATAGAAGGGAAGATAAATATAGCTTGGCATCAAGTCACCAGTGCTGCAGCCAATAATTCTATTGGTAGTGTTTTAGAAGATGTAGAAGGGTTGGATGTCATTTCCCCCACATGGTTTGCCATAAAAGATTCAGAGGGCAACATCAGTAACCTGGGGAGTAAAGAATATGTGCACTATGCAAAATCAAAAGGCTTAAGTGTTTGGGGACTGTTTAGTAATGATTTTAATCCTGAACGTACCCATGATGTTTTAAGCAGCACAGAAAAAAGAGAACATGTGATTAAGCAAATCTTAGCGCTTGTATCCATCTATGAATTAGATGGTCTTAATATAGATTTTGAAAGAGTTGCCAAAGAAGATGGTGACTATTATGTGCAATTTGTCCGTGAGCTGACACCCTATCTCAAGGAACAAGGGGTTGTGGTATCGGTAGATATGTATGTGCCATCGGCTTGGACGGCACACTATAATCGTACGGAACTGGGGAAAGTTATTGATTATCTGATTATCATGGCCTACGATGAGCATTGGTCCACATCCCCCAAAAGCGGTTCTGTAGCATCCATCGGTTTTGTTGAACAGGGTATAGTCAATACGTTAAAGGAAGTGCCAAAAGAAAAAGTTATACTTGGGCTGCCCTATTATACAAGACATTGGCGTGAAGAGGAAGTAGATGGACAAACTCAAGTGTCATCAAAAGCTTACAGCATGTCCAGAGCCAAGCAGATATTGGATGACAATGGAGCGGACATTGTTTGGTTAGATGATGAGAAGCAATATTATGGTGAGTACCAAAAAGAGGGCATCACGTATAAAATCTGGCTGGAGGAAGAAGAATCCATAGAAGAAAAAGCAAAACTTATGGATAAGTATGAGCTAGCAGGTGCAGCAGGTTGGAAAATCGGCCTTGAGAAGCCAGAGGTATGGGATGTTCTAAAGAAATATTTACGGAAAGAATAG
- a CDS encoding DUF5317 domain-containing protein: protein MIIEGVVLSIIVGYIRKGRLANFEHIKIKVWYLIILSQLLQIVAIRLNGYVIHLDQQVFYSMHVISYVVLFVPLIMNYKMLSMKLFGTGTFLNFIAIAFNQGQMPVFLPEGVNASFDLGHVLGSAQTRVYWLTDIIPLLKPYPLPKVISVGDIFLLVGAFLFVQYGMGEKRMVNGVRVSKS from the coding sequence ATGATTATTGAAGGTGTAGTGTTATCGATTATTGTTGGTTATATACGAAAAGGTAGATTAGCTAATTTTGAACATATAAAGATAAAAGTTTGGTATCTGATTATTTTGAGTCAGCTGCTTCAGATTGTGGCCATTCGTCTTAATGGGTATGTTATTCATCTGGATCAGCAGGTTTTTTATAGCATGCATGTCATATCTTATGTGGTGTTATTTGTACCGCTTATCATGAATTATAAGATGTTATCCATGAAGTTGTTTGGTACAGGTACGTTTCTTAATTTTATTGCCATTGCCTTCAATCAAGGGCAGATGCCAGTGTTTTTACCGGAGGGTGTGAATGCGTCATTTGATTTGGGACATGTATTAGGCAGTGCGCAGACTCGAGTTTATTGGCTAACGGATATTATTCCATTGCTGAAGCCCTATCCCTTGCCAAAGGTCATTAGTGTTGGGGACATTTTTTTATTGGTTGGGGCGTTTTTGTTTGTTCAGTATGGAATGGGTGAAAAGAGAATGGTGAATGGAGTACGGGTTTCAAAATCTTAA
- a CDS encoding HD-GYP domain-containing protein, with amino-acid sequence MKIKSSMLIYICAISILAIAVLYFLYNKYEITSWEDIIFWGILATITETFLISFPSGVAVSVGLAVTVTSMIICGPLVGAIVAGIGFACRMPVIEGTRRHLLNTHISRTVFNIAQVIMVIGIAGEILYGMVGYSEATSLSELVPSVLLIILICEILNSFLVAIMINLMHSKNIFETFINNIKGIVPSLLGIGALGIIMALADINYGKGVVVLFFAPLLVARYSFKLYFESQSMAMETIHALNDALEVKDAYTGGHATRVQDYAVRLAKGIGMKKSQVERIRTAALLHDVGKIGIPDFILNKEGKLTKEEYDIIMEHPVMGARILSNVDSLKEISNIIRHHHERYDGTGYPDALKKDDIPLESALLSIADSFDAMTTDRPYKRSMAILEALQELEDNKGTQFNPELVDTFIHVMTTKEVMR; translated from the coding sequence ATGAAGATTAAATCAAGCATGTTGATTTATATATGTGCAATCAGCATATTGGCGATTGCAGTGTTATATTTCCTGTATAATAAATATGAAATAACGTCATGGGAAGACATTATTTTTTGGGGGATTCTAGCGACCATAACGGAAACATTTCTCATATCGTTTCCATCGGGTGTTGCAGTTTCAGTTGGCTTAGCAGTAACGGTGACATCTATGATCATATGTGGTCCATTAGTAGGTGCTATTGTTGCGGGTATCGGGTTTGCATGTCGTATGCCTGTGATTGAAGGCACGAGGCGGCATCTTCTCAATACCCATATTTCTCGAACAGTCTTTAATATTGCACAAGTTATAATGGTGATTGGTATTGCCGGGGAAATATTATATGGTATGGTAGGCTATTCAGAAGCTACATCCTTATCCGAGTTAGTACCATCTGTGCTTTTAATTATTCTCATTTGTGAAATTCTTAATTCATTTTTAGTGGCGATTATGATTAATCTTATGCATAGTAAAAATATATTTGAAACCTTTATTAATAATATCAAAGGTATCGTACCCAGTTTACTTGGTATCGGTGCATTAGGTATTATTATGGCTTTAGCAGATATTAATTACGGAAAAGGTGTTGTGGTGCTGTTTTTTGCACCACTACTTGTAGCCAGATATTCTTTTAAACTCTATTTTGAATCCCAATCCATGGCCATGGAGACCATTCATGCCCTGAATGACGCATTAGAAGTAAAAGATGCTTACACAGGGGGTCATGCTACCCGTGTTCAAGATTATGCAGTACGTTTAGCAAAAGGCATTGGGATGAAAAAGAGCCAAGTGGAAAGGATACGAACAGCAGCCTTACTTCATGATGTGGGTAAAATTGGTATACCTGATTTTATTCTCAATAAAGAAGGGAAGTTAACCAAGGAAGAATATGATATTATTATGGAACATCCTGTTATGGGGGCACGGATACTGAGTAATGTGGATTCTCTAAAAGAGATATCCAACATTATTCGCCATCATCATGAAAGGTATGATGGTACAGGTTATCCCGATGCCCTTAAAAAAGATGATATTCCACTTGAATCCGCATTACTTTCTATTGCAGACAGTTTTGATGCCATGACCACGGATAGACCCTATAAACGGTCCATGGCTATATTAGAGGCATTACAAGAGTTGGAAGATAATAAAGGGACTCAGTTTAACCCCGAGTTAGTGGATACATTCATTCATGTGATGACAACAAAAGAAGTTATGAGATAA
- a CDS encoding PP2C family protein-serine/threonine phosphatase has translation MRKIIEYGVISHIGLVKKVNQDRILIKIGQAGSREFGLFAVADGMGGHTHGEVASTMAIAELTRWWDHELEAILLEKTAIWNGVKTSLANCFLKINEQIRTVNDVKMGTTLTVLIIYGDKYVITHIGDSRIYTRTHKHMTQVTKDHSFIDQIQQEGSRDKVHHPYGHVLTQCLGIQEHIYPYTRVSLNKEKQLFLLCSDGLYNYIRHQEMEQILYSGLRRKEELQTIVDTMYEQVLHHGAGDNVSIILAQDRNKAWRM, from the coding sequence ATGAGAAAGATCATTGAGTATGGTGTAATCAGCCACATAGGGCTTGTGAAAAAAGTAAATCAAGATCGCATACTCATTAAAATCGGACAAGCAGGTTCCAGGGAGTTTGGTTTGTTTGCTGTTGCAGATGGTATGGGAGGTCATACCCATGGGGAGGTTGCGAGTACCATGGCCATAGCGGAACTGACCCGTTGGTGGGATCATGAATTAGAAGCCATTTTACTTGAAAAGACGGCCATTTGGAATGGTGTAAAAACCAGTTTAGCCAACTGCTTTTTGAAGATTAATGAACAGATTAGGACAGTTAATGATGTGAAGATGGGGACAACGTTGACGGTACTCATTATTTATGGGGATAAGTATGTGATTACCCACATAGGGGATAGTAGAATCTATACAAGAACCCATAAACATATGACACAAGTAACCAAAGATCATTCCTTTATTGATCAAATCCAGCAAGAGGGTTCTCGTGATAAGGTTCACCATCCTTATGGACATGTATTAACCCAATGTCTAGGTATTCAGGAACATATCTACCCCTATACAAGGGTTAGCCTAAATAAAGAAAAGCAGCTGTTTCTATTATGCAGTGATGGGCTCTATAACTATATCCGTCATCAAGAAATGGAGCAAATCTTATATTCGGGGTTACGGCGAAAAGAAGAACTACAAACCATTGTGGATACAATGTATGAACAAGTGCTGCATCATGGAGCAGGGGATAATGTATCCATTATATTAGCACAAGACAGGAACAAAGCGTGGAGGATGTAG
- a CDS encoding DUF6382 domain-containing protein translates to MKSNTHMTFERDAISSYLVIQSDATRVIQEYEVEMLRRNPIDAFLDLHILAINGEKKLYYNITSKQQLITTLERKQLSYQDMCNFFNALITIVKDCNKFYLSSLKINLEQHTIYVSPHDFQPKFVYIPYEDEANSIQEDLRGLIELFFDKVNQEDIQGVMMVHRLLTASKKDDFGLGQIEEILHQDQGEEEQVNQYLNISQAIGKEHGGAIEENSLEGLHKSIVASSEHPQNASMKHNKRADQPVKPDGNNTKKERTPSSYGPQKSLQENEDGQVIDQLIKRNKQRQSMAGNESSSQTNAFRQNKKLQDKWKKEKKSLGKIGHKTNHSEQSEKNKQAEQDKKSFFKNITTHETSKKQGLPLHYIGIGCIQVLVIVLFLLLLKKDILHSDVDGSLRLDALLASIAMLMALNLYGSKKILDHWQAKQLKAKIVRQPSINMHKQEVYNQPPQSTPQQVRTKKQPKEKRIPSLDEQPMNQSISMQRDRVIGMHEQHVSKHVNDNHIQYKEQLVNRQPSMASPTDSEDTALLDTAAHGVAMETYPSLVRKDGDMVDKISLTSNAFIIGKLKNQVDYVIDNSSVSRIHCKIIKKEENYYIIDLNSKNGTYLDGEPLDSNKEYPLHDGSQIGISNCYYAFEIGRTR, encoded by the coding sequence ATGAAATCGAACACCCATATGACCTTTGAACGGGATGCAATCAGCAGTTACCTTGTCATACAAAGTGATGCTACCCGTGTTATACAAGAATATGAAGTGGAGATGCTGAGAAGGAATCCAATTGATGCCTTTTTAGACCTTCATATATTAGCCATTAATGGTGAAAAGAAACTCTACTATAACATTACATCCAAGCAGCAATTGATCACTACCTTAGAGAGAAAGCAACTGAGCTATCAGGATATGTGTAACTTTTTTAATGCCTTAATCACCATTGTAAAAGATTGTAACAAGTTTTATCTAAGCAGCCTTAAGATTAATTTGGAACAGCATACCATCTATGTATCACCTCATGATTTTCAACCCAAGTTTGTCTATATACCTTATGAGGACGAAGCGAACAGTATACAAGAAGACCTTCGAGGATTAATAGAATTATTCTTTGATAAAGTCAATCAAGAGGATATTCAAGGGGTGATGATGGTACATAGGCTATTGACAGCATCCAAGAAGGATGACTTTGGCTTGGGACAGATAGAAGAGATTTTACATCAAGATCAGGGGGAAGAGGAGCAGGTAAACCAATACTTGAACATAAGTCAAGCCATTGGAAAAGAGCATGGTGGTGCCATTGAAGAGAATTCGTTAGAAGGTTTACATAAATCCATTGTGGCTTCAAGTGAGCATCCACAAAATGCTTCAATGAAACATAATAAAAGAGCAGACCAACCAGTAAAACCTGATGGAAACAATACTAAAAAAGAACGCACACCATCATCCTATGGTCCTCAAAAAAGCCTGCAAGAAAATGAAGATGGACAGGTAATTGATCAATTGATTAAACGCAATAAACAGCGTCAATCAATGGCAGGCAATGAGTCTTCTTCTCAAACAAATGCTTTTAGGCAAAACAAAAAGCTACAAGATAAATGGAAAAAAGAAAAAAAGAGTCTGGGAAAGATAGGTCATAAGACTAACCATTCTGAGCAATCTGAAAAGAATAAGCAAGCTGAGCAAGATAAGAAATCTTTCTTTAAAAATATAACCACACATGAAACGTCAAAAAAGCAAGGATTACCTTTACATTACATCGGCATTGGATGCATTCAAGTACTGGTTATCGTCCTATTTTTATTATTGTTAAAGAAGGATATTCTACATTCTGATGTAGATGGTTCCTTACGACTAGATGCTTTGTTAGCGTCTATTGCTATGCTGATGGCACTTAATCTGTATGGTTCCAAGAAAATACTTGATCACTGGCAGGCTAAGCAATTGAAAGCAAAAATAGTACGTCAACCATCCATTAATATGCATAAGCAAGAAGTGTATAATCAACCACCTCAATCAACACCCCAACAAGTGCGTACCAAAAAACAGCCAAAAGAAAAGAGAATACCTTCGTTGGATGAGCAACCTATGAATCAATCCATAAGCATGCAGAGAGATCGTGTAATTGGTATGCATGAACAACATGTTAGTAAGCATGTTAACGATAACCATATCCAATATAAAGAGCAACTTGTTAATAGACAACCATCCATGGCATCACCTACGGATAGTGAAGATACAGCCTTACTGGATACAGCTGCACACGGTGTAGCCATGGAAACATATCCTTCCCTTGTCCGTAAAGACGGTGATATGGTGGATAAAATAAGCCTTACAAGTAATGCTTTTATCATCGGTAAACTCAAAAATCAAGTGGATTATGTCATCGATAACAGCTCCGTTAGTCGTATTCATTGCAAGATTATTAAAAAGGAAGAGAACTATTATATTATTGACCTCAACTCAAAAAATGGCACTTATCTGGATGGAGAGCCTTTAGATAGTAATAAAGAATATCCCCTTCACGATGGCAGCCAGATTGGTATTTCCAACTGTTATTATGCTTTTGAGATAGGGCGTACAAGGTAA
- a CDS encoding Flp1 family type IVb pilin, with amino-acid sequence MLKHLKRFWNEEDGLGIVEIALIIIVLIAVAIIFKEQLGNLVEDIFERITDEDLGNLKSTE; translated from the coding sequence ATGTTAAAACATTTAAAAAGATTTTGGAATGAGGAAGATGGATTAGGGATAGTAGAGATTGCGTTGATTATTATTGTGTTGATTGCTGTAGCAATCATTTTTAAGGAACAATTAGGAAATTTAGTGGAGGATATTTTTGAAAGAATAACGGATGAAGATTTAGGTAATCTCAAATCAACAGAGTAG
- a CDS encoding type II secretion system F family protein has product MIISIICGALLVLIFLLYFLTKNLYQEDMQYVNKKEYKLKDLMPTSLWLMDKVFDRHIKPHRKVCENIRLIYGKREYNYRLRMYEAEKFALGIMMLIGVLFLTLMVSLQSGEGNPLNQNRLNKPAIGEGNKAYELQAEIEIDGEKEIRDFTVLVPEETPHKELAMEILQEAAEHLKELVVIRNASAQVVDRKLYLPDRYEDTNIHIEWVIDSPMYIQNNGELQYKNIRKSGQEASVTAILTYAGQSYQQTVTMTLYPKTLTREEKLQLVEEALKEKLELEQLIEQSHKDVVLPTSIEGHSAKVKWLFETKSNSGLKFFILGILVIVFISILKDYELKKKVDDRNFQIRRTFPEFVIKLTLLINAGMTLSRAWTSVSRDYVNQLNKGRSPLFLYEEMLVALQDIQNGVSESKAYEDFGKRCKIPEMMRFTSVIIQNLKKGNDTLVMALQGQANEAWEVRKNVAKKEGEKASSKLLLPMGMMFIIIIIIVMLPAFMSFTM; this is encoded by the coding sequence ATGATTATTAGCATCATATGTGGCGCTTTGCTGGTACTAATTTTTCTTCTTTATTTCTTAACTAAGAATCTGTACCAAGAAGATATGCAATATGTGAATAAAAAAGAGTACAAATTAAAAGATCTGATGCCCACATCTCTGTGGCTTATGGATAAAGTATTTGATAGACACATAAAACCGCATAGAAAAGTCTGTGAAAATATTCGATTAATCTATGGCAAACGTGAATACAATTATCGATTAAGGATGTATGAGGCTGAGAAGTTTGCTCTGGGTATAATGATGTTAATCGGTGTATTATTCCTTACCCTTATGGTGAGCCTGCAAAGTGGTGAAGGTAATCCACTGAATCAAAATCGATTGAATAAACCAGCTATCGGTGAAGGAAATAAGGCATATGAGCTTCAAGCTGAAATCGAGATTGATGGGGAAAAAGAAATAAGAGATTTTACGGTACTTGTACCTGAAGAAACACCCCATAAAGAGCTGGCAATGGAGATACTACAGGAAGCAGCTGAGCACCTTAAGGAGCTGGTTGTTATACGAAATGCTAGCGCCCAAGTTGTAGATCGGAAGCTCTATCTGCCTGACCGCTATGAAGATACCAATATTCATATAGAATGGGTCATTGATTCACCCATGTATATCCAAAATAACGGTGAATTACAGTATAAAAATATCCGTAAATCTGGACAAGAAGCATCTGTCACAGCCATACTCACTTATGCAGGTCAATCCTATCAACAGACCGTTACCATGACCCTCTATCCAAAGACTCTGACCAGAGAAGAAAAACTGCAATTGGTGGAGGAAGCTCTAAAAGAAAAATTGGAACTGGAACAGCTCATTGAACAATCCCATAAAGATGTGGTTCTGCCAACATCCATTGAAGGGCATTCAGCTAAGGTAAAATGGCTTTTTGAAACCAAAAGCAATAGTGGTTTAAAGTTCTTTATATTGGGCATTTTGGTCATTGTTTTTATCAGTATTTTAAAGGATTATGAGCTGAAGAAGAAAGTGGATGACCGAAACTTCCAGATTAGACGAACCTTTCCAGAATTTGTGATTAAGTTGACGTTATTGATTAATGCAGGTATGACCCTTAGCCGTGCATGGACAAGTGTTAGTAGAGATTACGTCAATCAACTCAATAAAGGGAGAAGTCCTCTATTTCTATACGAGGAGATGTTAGTAGCCCTTCAAGATATACAAAATGGTGTTTCAGAGAGTAAAGCCTATGAAGATTTTGGTAAGCGTTGTAAAATACCTGAAATGATGCGATTTACATCGGTCATTATACAGAACCTTAAGAAAGGTAATGATACTCTGGTCATGGCACTTCAAGGGCAAGCCAATGAGGCTTGGGAAGTCCGTAAGAATGTGGCCAAAAAAGAAGGGGAAAAAGCAAGTTCCAAGTTGTTATTACCCATGGGTATGATGTTTATTATTATCATTATTATTGTCATGCTTCCTGCTTTTATGTCCTTTACGATGTAA
- a CDS encoding type II secretion system F family protein — MKIQELFQKQQHKTLIHYDIYELTLAERLKYTFLAMGVIYIMGLLFYNHHVIALMLSFLGLFYPKLKKPDLVKKRKQALKAQFKEMIYALSSSLGAGKSIESAFKAVLKDLRILYPNPQTSIIMELEYIVRKIEMNETIEEAIEDFAKRASIDDITNFSNVFTTAKRTGGNIISIIAYTSRTISEKMEIQNEIEVLVASKQFEQKILSLLVPLIIVYLQISSPGYLNVMYTSLQGRVLMTISLIIFMISYKVGQKITNIEV; from the coding sequence ATGAAGATACAAGAATTGTTTCAGAAACAACAACATAAGACACTTATCCATTATGATATCTATGAGTTGACCTTAGCAGAACGTCTAAAATATACGTTTTTAGCCATGGGCGTTATCTATATCATGGGTCTTTTGTTTTATAATCATCATGTCATAGCCCTTATGCTCTCTTTTTTAGGGTTATTCTATCCCAAGTTAAAGAAACCTGATCTTGTTAAGAAGCGCAAACAGGCCCTTAAGGCTCAATTCAAAGAGATGATTTATGCCTTGTCTTCTTCTTTGGGAGCAGGAAAATCCATTGAAAGTGCTTTTAAAGCTGTCTTAAAGGATTTGCGTATTCTTTATCCCAATCCCCAGACATCCATTATTATGGAATTAGAGTATATTGTACGTAAAATTGAGATGAATGAAACCATAGAAGAGGCCATTGAAGATTTTGCAAAAAGAGCTTCCATTGATGATATTACTAATTTTTCTAATGTATTCACAACAGCAAAGCGCACAGGAGGAAATATCATTAGTATTATTGCTTATACATCCAGAACCATTAGCGAAAAAATGGAAATACAAAACGAAATTGAAGTCCTTGTTGCCAGTAAACAATTTGAACAAAAAATATTAAGCTTATTGGTACCACTTATTATTGTTTACTTACAAATATCTTCTCCAGGTTATTTGAACGTTATGTATACCTCCCTACAAGGACGTGTGCTGATGACAATCAGTTTAATTATATTTATGATTAGTTATAAGGTAGGCCAAAAAATTACGAATATTGAGGTGTAA
- a CDS encoding CpaF family protein: protein MDLSKDPTDKDIHEMIDRIIKEQSMETYISVSQRHAWGNKIFNAIRRLDILQPLLEDKSITEIMINGKDNIFIEQNGHIHKIERSFESTTKLEDVIQQIVAKVNRVVNEASPIVDARLMDGSRINIVLPPIALNGPIVTIRKFPDKPITMEQLIKWGSLSDDIARLLQQLVEAKYNIFICGGTGSGKTTFLNVLSNFIPRDERIITIEDSAELQIKSVDNLVRLETRNDNVEGKGEINIRDLIKSSLRMRPDRIVVGEVRGAEAIDMLQAMNTGHDGSLSTGHANSTKDMLSRLETMILTGANMPLEAIRQQIASAVDIMVHLGRLRDKSRRVLEIVEVKGYSDGDIVLNPLFTFQETGETQDIKVKGQLTKTGNTLIHQEKLKMAGIEVGDIG from the coding sequence ATGGATTTATCCAAGGACCCTACCGACAAAGATATCCACGAAATGATTGATCGTATTATCAAAGAACAATCCATGGAAACCTATATAAGTGTATCCCAGCGTCATGCATGGGGGAATAAAATATTCAATGCCATAAGACGATTAGACATTCTTCAACCTCTCTTAGAAGACAAGTCCATTACAGAAATTATGATTAATGGTAAAGATAATATATTTATTGAGCAGAATGGTCATATTCACAAGATTGAGCGTTCCTTCGAGAGCACCACCAAACTGGAAGATGTCATTCAACAAATTGTGGCAAAAGTCAATCGGGTGGTCAACGAGGCATCACCTATTGTGGATGCACGGTTAATGGATGGTTCAAGGATTAATATTGTTTTGCCGCCAATAGCTCTCAATGGACCTATCGTCACCATTCGTAAATTTCCTGATAAGCCTATTACCATGGAGCAATTAATTAAATGGGGCAGCTTATCCGATGATATAGCAAGGCTATTACAACAGCTGGTAGAGGCTAAATACAATATATTTATCTGTGGGGGAACAGGTTCTGGGAAAACAACGTTTCTAAATGTATTGTCCAATTTCATACCAAGAGATGAACGAATCATCACCATCGAAGATTCAGCTGAATTACAAATAAAATCTGTTGATAATTTGGTACGGTTAGAGACACGTAATGACAATGTAGAAGGTAAAGGTGAAATTAATATTCGAGATTTAATAAAATCATCCCTGAGAATGCGCCCAGACCGTATTGTGGTAGGGGAAGTAAGGGGTGCTGAGGCCATTGATATGCTCCAAGCCATGAACACAGGCCATGATGGTTCGTTATCCACAGGTCATGCCAATTCCACAAAAGATATGCTTAGCAGGCTGGAGACCATGATTCTAACAGGTGCCAACATGCCCCTTGAAGCCATAAGACAGCAGATTGCATCAGCAGTGGATATTATGGTCCATCTGGGACGTCTGCGGGATAAATCAAGAAGAGTGCTTGAGATTGTTGAAGTAAAAGGGTATAGCGACGGCGACATTGTACTCAATCCACTCTTTACATTTCAAGAGACAGGTGAAACACAAGATATAAAAGTAAAGGGACAACTTACGAAGACAGGGAATACACTAATCCATCAAGAAAAATTGAAGATGGCAGGTATAGAAGTTGGTGACATAGGATGA